One window of the Dreissena polymorpha isolate Duluth1 chromosome 5, UMN_Dpol_1.0, whole genome shotgun sequence genome contains the following:
- the LOC127831754 gene encoding uncharacterized protein LOC127831754 encodes MTSTSTVKRTIAGEIVKCNHDNESLSRIILECEETTKGKLKHPQEKAETSMTEASEITSENKDIEENVNDSDKSEGKRVQKSGTSTEVLPRVHEECNETDKPTGIFESHNKTGFTYSNREIQLGKESNGNSGKEFEIQTNSSQVGNNFNENTDEILNSQEECLLEVKKSDMKNGIGSEVDVNDPSGEDNVTDIYKAVETKQIYQEENDLLNGKTNLSKMNSSEIIGVQDFESDNVRSVCILTDIDGDACKEDANSFQRQDKQIITLTGFIDDSDNKKLTKVMEDSVDQTLTGVIEDGSNQTMTEVIEDSRNQIMAGVIEDSGDQIMTGVIEYSDNQTMTGVTEDIGDQTLTGVIDNIGNQTMTGVIEDTGNQTLTGVVEDGDKQTMTQVKEDSGNEIFTGVIEDSGNQTLTGVIEDSGNLTLTGVLEDSGIQTLTGVIEDSGSQTLSGVIEDSGNQTMIAVIEDSDKQTLTGVIEDSGRQTLSGVIVDSVNQTWTGVLEDSGNQTLTGVLEDSGNQILTGVIEDTGNQTFTGVIEDTGNQTLTLVFEDSGNQTLTGVLEDSGNQTLTGVLEDSGSQTLTGVLEDSGNQTLTGVLEDSGSQTLTGVLEDSGYQTLSGVIEDSGNQTMIAIIEDSDKQTLTGVVEDSGSQTLSGVIVDGVNQTLTEVREDSGNQTLTGVIEDSGNQTLTRVLEDTGSQTLYGVKEDSGNQTMTAVIEDSDNRTLTGVIDYSGSQTLSGVIDDSVHQTLTGVIEDSGNQTMTGVLEDRGSQTLSGVIEESSNQTMTAVIEDGDDQTLTGVIEDSGSPALSGIIEDSGNQTITAVMNDRGNQTITAVIEESGNQTFTGVIDISASQTMTGVIEDSCNQTSSGDKENSSNRTLTGVIEDCGNFKGSNNVSREGVSLESRNITASMHLETEPKESISDIAATHTLGEKEFLQKYKSEDEVETMNVESAVNEQEKESYSATVFNIQDESSYCKSESDSEISFISEPCINEQVSEDEILYIKEMNENEQSEKIDEFKEIDLFDGIQTFFKEPGSHKLLGHSEPVTVDALKLENKLVACQLEANENEEFLGNKALVEGKINYTKMTDTLQHHSSNDLTMPLLMDSSDRESVASRQLESELVKSEDEIDVENGTEHTIKPETYQTDDQGTLYMCDKSSEATFEQSFVEPTHDITDISVCDKLAINIPLKSNAAIMPVDNNMVEHVKNQDMNNEESNEDLSRTPEERTYLIKETSREQLDNLNQEERENMMLEGYSIDAQGQIDRDDTCGLHMDHNLQLMTGHCVNDCDEREEKFVQPNAIDNSVIEKSTSANVELAPKANYDLIVDSPAENTDMSGKIVNNGIKVDKSMAENACLITDISKISDNKNEDVLFDSEKIDTNMSALSTNVDHVVKDLLLTKESEIITEHSKTISCKSREKTLILLEAGTGLINDDSKFVQSKPENIYAKIIYPDVEIEKSSNTEKVHVSCEQENVSHVADSFSQDSVEVTGVISDLVNEIKEDNLPLSDDKSSNDDFNAPIIETVIDQERSCPIEMSSHTDSTTENDRSCIDLPINLMSSDFICNNEVENSYCNPQMAEKSCEGEKDYIETKVRDISVGKTLQHDDSKQPTDISIPTICNEESKTVVMSHIENVKVDCTNNMNSIVEEAKESLESAGKTCNMQSAISDIDHINVKRSPRLNKLKRRDYRHPFKKKVIAASTPKVNNDHNYDHKDKGFGKKCQDQHIKESNSFALKTAHLNEQKELPVKIMSSDEVESIRNISSMKDTSPDMTAENVDILKSKSLFENTQLKPKAVVFEYVGNITSGNASYGSSMNVLKSEICDLILKFNSAKGKSTENNLNNLTDVNSSTQNTRESSALDNALSRACEEYKSAPEQSVSILKLSDTNQSQPVSEPYPKSHVKMERECHENIEVQVGGAMIDCGGKTDGNESDSKKSSNSSTVEDLLPPEIRLENETDEEFLKRAEKIKSALKKAVKSYQSDFDFENQSSVESNIPPVTPEEETDLQNFDVASLYSNTSTNVPKKAPLVSNVVTVVCMTKGNKVKTVTSKNVRAMIPLSVSQSMPKQPVYLQKSQSSDDIHSQVGLLNSAAADPRQSSVSSLAMQLTSHHSKAKRMPVSVPRTEVKYARSLSSETENFKSKYVCNQQRTQQGVPRTNVKCNNSSQPSIMQMVVERSAQVMTSSNSVQVNNGIPVNAVTGQDSIEKTVVVTENLSKVKSFREIHKDEKPFKWEASPIRELRSKTMSPDKEGTMQVNDSPKSIAAPAVARRKRVKQHEEGEDMPADSKRTRQGKSVVNKNVEANEKSDENGPNILKSTDSDMVMENSQVKSVVNNNVTANKKSDNKDPKIPKSVDSDKVMETRRRSFSELPSNKSAAKAFKDDSSENKPCYETFSPSNKPSDHVHNQLSQLLSNAPPPRKGCIIRSGSGRKHNKSNTPTKKKEKTRTENSSAVDSKTKSGLRCNVDGTQAYDSTQPTINKLELEENQMNQGACQSEINIVTQSIEDSATSLLQVNNLSQCIEDSSENPAENLQNESYSPISDSEESQLDIMAEVKRRVKNKVLNLKRKLYMGNNLANTPEGLAFHDIDEGLDEGVESPAKMCKLDGTSGSPSKSDSEDKHSESSYCSDSSQPSDSVNEISPKPIRQLIHGGRVYQIQQGSVTEFDIKQGQTDPESSFMSRLSPHEVTPVTSPMSSRTSSPSRMYSAVSVSSRHVNTSPSSLQEQPLPSSLQKQPSPGTKHIKPFNAANASSVISPVRRRSSTASSKASKGPKSRPGITTRSKVNEYIETTLQSIRPHGLKPSPTTWKLNKKVKRSIYSLEFKKTQ; translated from the exons ATGACAAGCACAAGCACTGTTAAAAGAACAATAGCTGGAGAGATTGTGAAGTGTAACCATGATAATGAATCCTTGAGTAGAATTATTTTGGAGTGTGAAGAAACAACGAAAGGCAAATTGAAACATCCTCAAGAGAAAGCTGAAACATCAATGACTGAAGCAAGTGAAATTACTTCAGAAAATAAGGATATTGAAGAGAATGTGAACGATAGTGATAAATCAGAAGGAAAGCGTGTACAGAAAAGTGGCACTAGTACAGAGGTACTGCCTCGAGTGCATGAGGAGTGTAATGAAACTGATAAACCAACAGGCATATTTGAATCTCATAATAAGACAGGTTTTACATACAGTAATAGAGAAATCCAATTAGGAAAGGAAAGTAATGGAAACTCCGGAAAAGaatttgaaatacaaacaaaCTCTTCTCAGGTTGgcaataattttaatgaaaatacagatGAGATATTGAATTCTCAAGAGGAATGCTTATTGGAAGTTAAAAAGTCTGATATGAAAAACGGCATTGGAAGTGAAGTTGATGTTAATGATCCTTCTGGTGAAGACAATGTTACAGACATTTATAAGGCAGTTGAAACTAAACAAATTTACCAGGAGGAGAATGACCTGTTAAATGGAAAAACTAATTTGTCTAAAATGAACTCTTCGGAGATAATTGGTGTGCAAGACTTTGAATCTGATAATGTTAGGTCAGTGTGCATTTTGACTGATATTGATGGTGATGCATGTAAAGAAGATGCAAACAGTTTCCAAAGACAGGATAAACAGATCATAACATTGACTGGATTTATAGATGACAGTGATAATAAAAAGTTGACTAAAGTTATGGAAGACAGTGTTGACCAAACATTGACTGGAGTTATAGAAGATGGTAGTAACCAAACAATGACTGAGGTTATAGAAGACAGCCGTAACCAAATAATGGCTGGAGTTATAGAAGACAGTGGTGACCAAATAATGACAGGAGTTATAGAATACAGCGATAACCAAACAATGACTGGAGTTACAGAAGACATTGGTGACCAAACATTGACTGGAGTTATAGACAACATTGGTAACCAAACAATGACTGGAGTTATAGAAGACACTGGTAACCAAACATTGACTGGAGTTGTAGAAGACGGTGATAAGCAAACAATGACTCAAGTTAAAGAAGACAGTGGTAACGAAATATTTACTGGAGTTATAGAAGACAGTGGTAACCAAACATTGACTGGAGTTATAGAAGACAGTGGTAACCTAACATTGACTGGAGTTTTAGAAGACAGTGGTATCCAAACATTGACTGGAGTTATAGAAGACAGTGGTAGCCAAACTTTGTCTGGAGTTATAGAAGACAGTGGTAACCAAACAATGATTGCAGTTATAGAAGACAGTGATAAACAAACATTGACTGGAGTTATAGAAGACAGTGGTAGACAAACATTGTCTGGGGTTATAGTTGACAGTGTAAACCAAACATGGACTGGAGTACTAGAAGACAGTGGTAACCAAACATTGACTGGAGTTTTAGAAGACAGTGGTAACCAAATATTGACTGGAGTTATAGAAGACACTGGTAACCAAACATTTACTGGAGTTATAGAAGACACTGGTAACCAAACATTGACTCTAGTTTTTGAAGACAGTGGTAACCAAACATTGACTGGAGTTTTAGAAGACAGTGGTAACCAAACATTGACTGGAGTTTTAGAAGACAGTGGTAGCCAAACATTGACTGGAGTTTTAGAAGACAGTGGTAACCAAACATTGACTGGAGTTTTAGAAGACAGTGGTAGCCAAACATTGACTGGAGTTTTAGAAGACAGTGGTTACCAAACTTTGTCTGGAGTTATAGAAGACAGTGGTAACCAAACAATGATTGCAATTATAGAAGACAGTGATAAACAGACATTGACTGGAGTTGTAGAAGACAGTGGTAGTCAAACATTGTCTGGGGTTATAGTTGACGGTGTTAACCAAACATTGACTGAAGTTAGAGAAGACAGTGGTAACCAAACATTGACTGGAGTTATAGAAGACAGTGGTAACCAAACATTGACTAGAGTTTTAGAAGACACTGGTAGTCAAACTTTGTATGGAGTTAAAGAAGACAGTGGTAACCAAACAATGACTGCAGTTATAGAAGACAGTGATAACCGAACATTGACTGGCGTAATAGATTACAGTGGTAGCCAAACATTGTCTGGGGTTATAGATGACAGTGTTCACCAAACATTGACTGGAGTTATAGAAGACAGTGGTAACCAAACAATGACTGGAGTTTTAGAAGACCGTGGTAGCCAAACTTTGTCTGGAGTTATAGAAGAGAGTAGTAACCAAACAATGACTGCAGTTATAGAAGACGGTGATGACCAAACATTGACTGGAGTTATAGAAGACAGCGGTAGCCCAGCTTTGTCTGGAATTATAGAAGACAGTGGTAACCAAACAATCACTGCAGTTATGAATGACAGAG GTAACCAAACAATAACTGCAGTTATAGAAGAGAGTGGTAACCAAACATTTACTGGAGTTATAGATATAAGTGCTAGCCAAACAATGACTGGAGTTATAGAAGACAGTTGTAACCAAACATCGAGTGGAGATAAAGAAAATAGCAGTAACAGAACATTGACTGGAGTTATAGAAGACTGCGGTAATTTTAAAGGCAGTAACAATGTTTCTAGAGAAGGAGTCTCATTAGAAAGTAGAAATATAACTGCAAGTATGCATCTTGAAACAGAGCCAAAAGAGAGTATTTCAGACATCGCTGCAACACACACTCTTGGAGAAAAGGAATTTCTGCAAAAATACAAATCTGAAGACGAAGTTGAAACTATGAATGTAGAGAGTGCAGTAAATGAACAGGAAAAAGAATCCTATTCAGCAACAGTCTTTAATATCCAGGATGAAAGCAGCTATTGTAAATCCGAGTCTGACTCAGAAATCAGTTTTATATCGGAGCCTTGTATAAATGAGCAGGTCAGTGAAGATGAAATCCTATACATAAAGGAAATGAATGAAAATGAGCAAAGTGAGAAGATAGATGAATTTAAAGAGATTGACCTGTTTGATGGTATTCAAACATTCTTTAAAGAACCTGGGTCACATAAATTATTGGGACATTCAGAACCAGTAACAGTAGATGCATTAAAGCTGGAAAACAAGTTAGTTGCCTGTCAACTTGAAGCAAATGAGAATGAAGAATTTCTGGGCAACAAAGCATTAGTAGAAggaaaaataaattatacaaaaatgacaGACACGTTACAGCATCATTCTAGTAATGACTTAACTATGCCTTTGCTGATGGATTCCTCAGATCGGGAAAGTGTTGCATCCAGACAATTAGAAAGTGAACTAGTTAAGTCAGAGGATGAAATAGATGTAGAGAATGGTACAGAACATACAATTAAACCAGAGACATATCAAACAGATGATCAGGGAACTCTATACATGTGTGATAAAAGTTCAGAGGCAACATTTGAGCAATCATTTGTTGAACCAACACATGATATAACTGACATCAGTGTGTGTGATAAATTGGCAATAAACATACCACTAAAAAGCAATGCAGCAATAATGCCTGTAGATAATAACATGGTAGAACATGTGAAAAATCAAGACATGAATAATGAAGAGAGTAATGAAGATTTAAGTAGGACACCAGAGGAAAgaacatatttaattaaagaaaCAAGCAGAGAACAACTTGACAATTTGAATCAGGAAGAAAGAGAAAACATGATGCTTGAAGGTTATTCCATAGATGCACAGGGTCAAATTGACAGAGATGATACATGTGGTTTACATATGGATCATAATTTACAGCTGATGACAGGTCATTGTGTGAATGATTGTGATGAAAGGGAAGAGAAATTTGTACAACCAAATGCAATTGATAACAGTGTTATTGAAAAATCTACCTCTGCGAATGTTGAACTTGCCCCAAAAGCAAATTATGATTTGATTGTTGATAGTCCTGCTGAAAATACCGACATGAGTGGAAAAATTGTGAATAATGGCATTAAAGTTGACAAGTCTATGGCTGAAAATGCATGTTTGATAACTGATATCTCTAAAATAAGTGATAATAAAAACGAAGATGTTTTGTTTGATTCTGAGAAAATAGACACCAATATGTCAGCTCTTAGCACCAATGTGGATCATGTTGTTAAGGATTTACTTCTGACGAAAGAATCAGAAATTATAACTGAACATTCCAAAACTATAAGTTGTAAAAGTAGAGAAAAGACTTTAATATTGCTTGAAGCAGGTACAGGTTTAATTAATGATGACTCTAAATTTGTTCAAAGCAAACCTGAAAATATTTATGCGAAAATAATTTACCCAGATGTAGAAATTGAAAAGAGTAGTAATACCGAAAAAGTTCATGTGAGCTGTGAACAAGAAAATGTTAGCCATGTGGCTGATAGCTTTAGCCAGGATTCTGTTGAGGTTACAGGTGTTATAAGTGATTTAGTAAATGAAATTAAAGAGGACAATTTGCCACTGAGTGATGATAAATCATCAAACGATGACTTTAATGCACCAATCATTGAAACAGTGATTGACCAAGAAAGATCTTGTCCTATTGAAATGAGCAGTCATACTGATTCAACCACTGAAAATGATAGATCATGTATAGACCTTCCAATCAATTTGATGAGCTCTGATTTCATATGTAATAATGAAGTTGAAAACAGTTATTGTAACCCTCAGATGGCTGAAAAAAGTTGTGAAGGTGAAAAAGATTATATTGAAACTAAAGTCAGAGATATATCAGTTGGCAAAACACTTCAACATGATGATTCGAAACAACCAACAGACATCAGTATTCCCACCATATGTAATGAAGAAAGCAAAACAGTTGTGATGAGCCACATAGAGAATGTGAAAGTTGACTGCACAAATAATATGAATTCCATTGTTGAAGAAGCAAAAGAATCACTTGAAAGTGCAGGGAAAACTTGCAACATGCAGTCTGCAATTTCAGACATAGATCATATAAATGTCAAGAGATCTCCACGATTGAATAAACTGAAACGAAGAGATTACCGCCATCCTTTTAAGAAGAAAGTAATTGCTGCAAGTACACCAAAAGTAAACAATGATCACAACTATGATCACAAAGATAAAGGTTTTGGAAAGAAATGTCAAGATCAGCATATTAAAGAATCAAACAGTTTTGCTCTTAAAACTGCTCATTTGAATGAACAAAAAGAATTGCCAGTTAAAATAATGAGTAGCGATGAAGTTGAGAGTATACGTAACATAAGCAGCATGAAGGACACAAGTCCAGACATGACAGCTGAAAATGTTGACATTCTTAAAAGCAAAAGTCTCTTTGAAAATACTCAATTGAAACCAAAGGCAGTTGTTTTTGAATATGTTGGAAATATTACCTCTGGAAATGCCAGTTATGGATCAAGTATGAATGTATTAAAGTCTGAAATTTGTGATCTGATTCTCAAATTTAACTCAGCAAAAGGAAAAAGTACAGAAAACAATCTAAATAATTTGACTGATGTGAATAGTTCTACACAAAATACACGTGAAAGTAGTGCCCTGGATAATGCACTATCAAGAGCATGTGAAGAATATAAATCTGCTCCTGAGCAGAGTGTATCAATCTTGAAGCTCTCAGACACCAACCAAAGTCAGCCTGTTAGTGAACCGTACCCTAAAAGTCATGTGAAAATGGAACGCGAGTGCCATGAAAATATCGAAGTTCAAGTTGGGGGAGCCATGATTGATTGTGGCGGTAAAACTGATGGAAATGAATCAGATTCAAAGAAAAGCAGTAATTCTTCTACAGTGGAGGATCTTCTGCCTCCAGAAATAAGACTTGAGAATGAAACAGATGAGGAGTTTTTAAAGAGAGCTGAAAAGATAAAATCAGCCCTAAAGAAGGCTGTGAAATCCTATCAGTctgattttgattttgaaaaccaGTCAAGTGTAGAATCCAACATTCCTCCTGTAACTCCAGAGGAAGAAACTGATTTGCAGAATTTTGATGTTGCTAGCTTATATAGTAACACTTCTACCAATGTCCCTAAGAAAGCACCACTGGTTTCAAAtgttgttacagttgtctgcatGACAAAAGGTAATAAAGTAAAGACTGTAACCAGCAAAAATGTGAGAGCCATGATACCATTATCAGTTTCACAGTCCATGCCAAAGCAGCCAGTGTATCTTCAGAAATCTCAGTCCTCAGATGACATACATAGTCAGGTCGGATTATTAAATTCTGCTGCTGCTGATCCTAGACAGTCTTCGGTATCTTCTCTGGCTATGCAACTAACCTCCCATCACAGCAAAGCAAAGAGAATGCCAGTGTCAGTGCCCAGGACTGAAGTAAAATATGCCCGCAGTTTATCCTCAGAAACGGAAAATTTTAAGTCTAAATATGTGTGCAACCAACAACGCACTCAGCAGGGTGTACCAAGAACAAATGTTAAATGCAACAATTCTAGTCAGCCAAGTATCATGCAAATGGTGGTTGAGCGGTCTGCACAAGTAATGACCAGCTCCAATAGTGTTCAGGTAAACAATGGCATACCAGTCAATGCTGTAACAGGTCAGGATAGTATTGAGAAAACTGTGGTAGTGacagaaaatctgtcaaaagtgAAATCTTTCAGAGAAATTCATAAAGATGAGAAGCCCTTTAAATGGGAGGCAAGTCCAATTAGAGAGTTACGTTCAAAGACAATGTCACCAGATAAGGAAGGCACAATGCAGGTAAACGATTCTCCAAAATCCATAGCAGCACCGGCAGTTGCTAGACGGAAGAGAGTGAAACAGCATGAAGAGGGTGAAGACATGCCAGCAGATTCAAAAAGAACCAGGCAAGGTAAATCTGTTGTTAACAAAAATGTTGAGGCAAATGAAAAGTCTGATGAGAACGGTCCTAATATTCTGAAATCAACAGATTCAGACATGGTCATGGAAAACAGTCAAGTTAAATCTGTTGTTAACAACAATGTTACGGCAAATAAAAAGTCTGACAATAAAGATCCAAAGATTCCAAAATCAGTAGATTCAGACAAAGTTATGGAAACCAGGCGAAGGTCATTTAGTGAATTACCTTCCAATAAAAGCGCTGCCAAAGCTTTTAAAGATGATTCTTCAGAAAATAAACCCTGTTATGAAACATTTTCACCTTCAAACAAACCGTCTGACCATGTCCATAATCAACTGAGTCAGCTATTATCAAATGCTCCACCACCACGGAAAGGATGCATAATCAGGTCTGGCTCTGGTAGAAAGCATAATAAATCAAACACTCctacaaaaaagaaagaaaaaactagAACTGAAAACAGTTCTGCTGTAGATTCAAAAACGAAGAGTGGATTAAGATGTAACGTGGATGGCACTCAAGCCTATGATAGTACACAGCCTACAATCAATAAATTAGAATTAGAAGAAAACCAGATGAATCAAGGTGCTTGTCAGTCAGAAATCAATATTGTCACGCAAAGTATTGAAGATTCAGCCACAAGTCTGTTACAAGTAAACAATTTGTCACAATGTATTGAAGATTCGTCTGAAAACCCTGCAGAAAATTTGCAAAATGAATCTTATTCTCCCATTTCTGACTCTGAAGAAAGCCAACTCGACATCATGGCTGAAGTGAAAAGGAGAGTGAAAAATAAGGTTTTAAACCTGAAGAGGAAGCTGTATATGGGTAACAACTTGGCCAACACACCTGAAGGTTTAGCTTTTCATGACATTGATGAAGGCCTTGATGAAGGCGTAGAGTCTCCAGCAAAAATGTGCAAGCTGGATGGCACTTCAGGAAGCCCCAGCAAGTCAGACTCTGAGGATAAACACAGCGAGTCATCGTACTGCAGTGATTCCTCCCAGCCTTCAGACAGTGTCAATGAGATAAGCCCGAAACCAATTCGACAGCTTATCCACGGTGGAAGGGTTTACCAAATTCAGCAAGGTTCAGTGACCGAGTTTGATATAAAACAAGGTCAGACTGACCCTGAGTCCAGTTTTATGTCCAGATTGAGTCCACATGAAGTGACCCCAGTAACAAGCCCAATGTCATCACGTACTTCCAGTCCCTCCAGAATGTATTCAGCTGTAAGTGTAAGTTCCAGGCACGTGAACACTTCACCATCTAGCCTTCAAGAGCAGCCATTACCATCCAGCCTCCAGAAACAGCCTTCACCAGGAACAAAACACATCAAACCATTCAATGCGGCAAATGCAAGTTCTGTGATTAGCCCTGTGAGGAGACGTAGTTCTACAGCAAGCTCCAAAGCTAGCAAAGGACCGAAAAGTCGGCCCGGGATTACCACCAGGTCAAAGGTTAATGAATATATTGAAACCACATTGCAGAGCATCAGACCTCATGGCTTGAAACCAAGTCCAACCACCTGGAAACTCAACAAGAAAGTTAAAAGGAGTATATATTCACTGGAATTCAAGAAAACTCAATGA